A single genomic interval of Bradyrhizobium japonicum USDA 6 harbors:
- the tssF gene encoding type VI secretion system baseplate subunit TssF produces the protein MNREFLDFYNRELSLLYEQAGDFAEEYPGIAERLGGLIRDRSDPMITGLLEGAAFLAARVQLKLKHEFPEFTANLLEQLVPNYLAPTPSAMLVTARPPYADPALRDGRKIARGAYFDAAYRERERSLSCRFRLCRDIVLWPFDVTGAEYFSTAGALQALGIPVGGDVIAGLRLSLTHRTAARLDEELPDAEARAKPETWFAGCRTSELPIYLSGAESDAIALYEQLISNCRGVYFRHLDDFGDPVVTRAPHDCVQQIGFDENESLFPNDNRVFRGSELLREYFMFPRKFLGFNLTGLRSVIPRLRSKSIDIVFAFDEHNSRLAAAVRPDTFSLYSAPAINLFEKTSDRIPVKSNTHEYHVVPDRSRYLEYEPHQVLEVYAHFPADKDKRPVRPLYSAAVDRTSGSVEGLYFTVRRLPRRRTVGEKTYGASSDYTGTDMFLSLLEPGELSGEGAVAELSVRALCSNRHLTEHLPVGQGGADFRLLDDTSLDLMCVAGPTRPREPIVAQMRSRSEIANSGIVSWRLINMLSLNYLGLVERGGGKNAGALREMLSLFADQFDDATERKIRGVRSIESRPVVRRVRERTGSGAARGLEITITLDEKAFEGSGVFLLGAVLERFFADYSGFNTFTQTVVSTPERGEIMRWPPRMGTRRPL, from the coding sequence ATGAACCGCGAATTCCTGGATTTTTACAATCGTGAACTGTCACTGCTCTACGAGCAGGCCGGGGATTTCGCCGAAGAGTATCCCGGCATCGCAGAACGCCTCGGTGGGCTGATCCGGGATCGCTCAGATCCCATGATCACAGGATTGCTGGAAGGCGCCGCATTTCTCGCCGCTCGCGTTCAGCTCAAGCTCAAGCATGAGTTCCCGGAATTCACTGCAAACCTGCTCGAGCAACTGGTTCCGAATTACCTTGCCCCGACTCCGTCGGCCATGTTGGTCACGGCTCGCCCCCCCTATGCCGACCCAGCGCTACGCGATGGCAGGAAGATCGCGCGCGGCGCCTATTTCGATGCCGCCTATCGCGAGAGAGAACGAAGTCTTTCCTGCCGATTTCGACTTTGCCGCGATATCGTTCTTTGGCCATTTGACGTCACCGGCGCCGAATACTTCTCGACTGCAGGCGCGCTGCAGGCGCTCGGGATTCCCGTCGGCGGCGACGTCATCGCTGGGCTCAGGCTATCGTTGACCCACCGCACCGCGGCCCGGCTCGATGAGGAGCTGCCGGACGCAGAGGCTAGGGCCAAGCCGGAAACCTGGTTTGCAGGCTGCCGCACGAGCGAGCTTCCGATCTACCTTTCAGGCGCGGAATCCGACGCCATTGCGCTTTACGAGCAATTGATCTCGAATTGCAGGGGCGTCTACTTCCGGCATCTCGATGATTTCGGCGATCCGGTGGTGACTCGTGCGCCCCATGACTGCGTGCAGCAGATTGGTTTCGACGAAAACGAGTCGCTGTTTCCCAACGACAACCGGGTCTTTCGCGGCTCGGAGCTGCTGCGGGAATATTTCATGTTTCCACGCAAGTTCCTCGGCTTCAACCTGACGGGACTTCGCAGCGTGATACCACGGCTGCGCAGCAAATCGATCGATATCGTCTTCGCTTTCGATGAACACAATTCACGGCTTGCCGCCGCGGTACGGCCCGATACTTTCAGTCTCTATAGCGCGCCGGCGATCAACCTGTTCGAGAAGACGAGCGATCGCATCCCCGTCAAGTCGAATACGCACGAGTACCATGTCGTGCCCGATCGCAGCCGCTATCTGGAATACGAACCGCACCAGGTGCTCGAAGTCTACGCGCACTTTCCGGCTGACAAGGACAAGCGGCCGGTGCGCCCGCTGTATTCGGCCGCCGTCGACCGGACCAGCGGATCGGTCGAGGGGCTCTATTTCACCGTTCGACGGTTGCCCCGGCGCCGCACAGTGGGAGAAAAGACTTATGGCGCATCCTCGGACTACACCGGGACGGACATGTTCCTGTCTCTGCTGGAGCCCGGTGAACTAAGCGGCGAAGGTGCGGTCGCCGAACTCAGCGTCCGGGCGCTGTGCTCCAACCGGCATCTCACGGAACACTTGCCGGTCGGCCAGGGGGGCGCCGACTTCCGCCTGCTGGACGATACTTCCCTTGATCTGATGTGCGTCGCTGGTCCCACCCGACCACGCGAGCCGATCGTGGCGCAGATGCGCAGCCGCAGCGAGATCGCGAACAGCGGAATCGTCAGCTGGCGGCTGATCAACATGCTGAGCCTGAACTATCTTGGCCTCGTCGAGCGCGGTGGCGGCAAGAACGCCGGAGCCCTGCGCGAAATGCTGTCCTTGTTCGCCGACCAGTTCGACGACGCCACGGAACGCAAGATCCGCGGCGTGCGCAGCATAGAAAGCCGGCCTGTCGTACGGCGGGTGCGCGAGCGCACCGGCAGCGGCGCAGCACGCGGCCTGGAGATTACTATCACCCTCGACGAGAAGGCATTCGAGGGCAGCGGCGTGTTCTTGCTCGGAGCCGTGCTGGAGCGCTTCTTCGCCGACTATTCGGGCTTCAATACCTTCACACAGACGGTCGTCTCGACGCCGGAACGCGGCGAGATCATGCGTTGGCCGCCGCGCATGGGCACGCGGAGACCTCTATGA
- the tssE gene encoding type VI secretion system baseplate subunit TssE, producing the protein MTIAPRKDRLSPPLMLAFRSAHEARDARKKLNLRDESGERVIAGRRSAGRFPISETLLRREVSHDLETLLNTIALESTLDLDGRDCVRTSILNFGFPDIAHRSIDEVADDELTDALRATLTTYEPRLDRNTIRVRRDGSVGPEQLKLRFIVHADLKAEPLNVPVEFVADVDLDSGDIQINRL; encoded by the coding sequence ATGACCATTGCACCAAGGAAGGATCGGCTCTCTCCCCCATTGATGCTGGCATTTCGCTCAGCCCATGAAGCGCGCGACGCACGCAAGAAGCTCAATCTACGCGATGAGTCTGGCGAGCGGGTCATTGCAGGGCGGCGGAGCGCGGGCCGATTTCCAATCTCGGAAACGTTGCTCCGGCGCGAGGTCTCCCATGACCTCGAAACGCTCCTCAATACCATTGCCCTGGAATCGACCCTGGATCTGGACGGGCGCGATTGCGTCCGAACCTCAATCCTGAACTTTGGCTTCCCTGATATTGCCCACCGTTCGATCGATGAGGTCGCCGACGACGAGCTCACCGACGCGTTGCGCGCGACGCTCACGACTTATGAACCGAGGCTCGATCGCAACACCATCCGGGTCCGACGCGACGGCTCGGTCGGCCCCGAGCAACTCAAGCTGCGCTTCATCGTTCACGCCGACCTGAAAGCCGAACCGCTCAACGTCCCCGTGGAATTTGTCGCCGACGTCGACCTCGACAGCGGCGATATCCAGATCAACCGACTTTAG
- a CDS encoding Hcp family type VI secretion system effector, with protein sequence MAVDIFLKLDPIKGESLDDKHKDEIDILSWSFGESQTGTFHSGSGGGAGKVSVQDLHFTHFVDKATPELFKVCANGKHIDSAILTVRKAGENPLEYLKIEMKQVLVTSVSTGGSHGEDRLTENVSLNFAKVKMIYKTQTEKGGAGASPTFGWDVPANKEWA encoded by the coding sequence ATGGCTGTCGACATCTTCCTGAAACTCGATCCGATCAAGGGCGAGTCGCTGGACGACAAGCATAAAGACGAAATCGATATTTTGAGCTGGTCGTTTGGCGAGAGCCAGACCGGCACCTTCCACAGCGGATCGGGCGGCGGCGCCGGCAAGGTCAGCGTGCAGGATCTTCACTTCACGCACTTCGTTGACAAGGCCACGCCGGAGCTTTTCAAGGTCTGCGCAAACGGAAAGCATATTGACAGCGCGATCCTGACGGTCCGCAAGGCCGGCGAAAACCCGCTGGAATATCTCAAGATCGAGATGAAGCAGGTTCTCGTGACTAGCGTATCAACAGGCGGATCGCACGGCGAAGATCGGCTTACCGAAAACGTGAGTCTGAACTTCGCAAAGGTCAAGATGATCTACAAGACCCAGACGGAGAAGGGTGGCGCCGGAGCTTCGCCGACGTTTGGCTGGGATGTTCCTGCCAACAAGGAATGGGCCTGA
- the tssC gene encoding type VI secretion system contractile sheath large subunit, protein MAKEAVHKESTTQVKTVEADEFATLLKQSFKPRTERAATEVDNAVTTLVQEALKDSSVIKSDVLDTIEEMIARIDQKLTAQMNEIIHAPEFQAIESTWRGLHYLVFNSETDANLKIRVMNVSKNELYRNLRLYPDARWDQSPLFKQIYEYEFGQLGGEPFGCLIGDYYFSHLPTDVQLLRDLSKIAGAAHAPFFSGAEPTLMGMDSWTELSNPRDIGKVFDTPEYAAWKGLRDQDDSRYLGLCMPRALGRLPYGAKSEPVEEFAFEEETDGHTGDKYGWINAAYAMAVNINRAFKEFGWCTRIRGVQSGGEVINLPTHTFPTDDGGVDLKCPTEIAISDRREHELAKAGLIPLIHRKNTDKAAFIGAQSLYKPKKYFGEKGVDATASDNLSSRLPYMFAVSRFAHYLKCMVRDKIGSMKEKDELTVWLQTWINEYVDANPALSSEAQKARKPLAAAKVEVIANEENPGYYNARFFLRPHFQLEAMDVGLSLVSRLPGPSS, encoded by the coding sequence ATGGCAAAAGAAGCTGTTCACAAAGAGAGCACCACCCAGGTCAAGACCGTCGAAGCTGACGAGTTTGCCACTCTGCTGAAGCAAAGCTTCAAACCGCGCACCGAGCGCGCAGCGACCGAGGTCGACAACGCGGTAACCACGCTCGTTCAAGAGGCATTGAAGGACTCGAGCGTCATCAAGTCGGACGTTCTCGATACCATCGAGGAGATGATCGCGCGGATCGACCAGAAGCTGACCGCGCAGATGAACGAGATCATTCACGCGCCCGAATTCCAGGCGATCGAAAGTACCTGGCGGGGTCTCCATTACCTCGTCTTCAACTCGGAGACCGACGCCAACCTCAAGATCCGGGTGATGAACGTCTCGAAGAACGAGCTGTATCGTAACCTGCGGCTTTATCCCGACGCGCGCTGGGACCAGAGCCCATTGTTCAAGCAGATCTACGAATATGAGTTCGGCCAGTTGGGCGGCGAGCCGTTCGGCTGCCTTATCGGCGACTACTATTTCAGCCACCTCCCCACCGACGTGCAGTTGCTGCGCGATCTCAGCAAGATCGCCGGCGCCGCACACGCCCCCTTCTTCAGCGGCGCCGAGCCGACGCTGATGGGGATGGACTCGTGGACCGAATTGTCCAACCCTCGCGATATCGGCAAGGTGTTCGACACACCGGAATATGCCGCATGGAAGGGACTGCGCGACCAGGACGACTCGCGTTATCTCGGCCTGTGCATGCCGCGCGCGCTGGGTCGCCTCCCCTACGGCGCGAAATCGGAGCCCGTGGAGGAGTTCGCCTTCGAGGAGGAGACAGACGGGCACACCGGCGACAAATACGGCTGGATCAACGCCGCCTATGCGATGGCGGTCAACATCAACCGCGCCTTCAAAGAGTTCGGCTGGTGCACGCGCATCCGCGGTGTGCAATCCGGCGGCGAGGTCATCAATCTGCCGACGCACACATTCCCGACCGACGACGGTGGCGTCGACCTGAAATGCCCGACCGAGATCGCCATCAGCGATCGCCGCGAGCACGAACTTGCAAAAGCGGGCCTCATCCCGCTGATCCATCGCAAGAACACCGACAAGGCCGCCTTCATCGGCGCCCAGTCGCTTTACAAGCCGAAGAAGTATTTCGGCGAGAAGGGCGTGGATGCAACCGCGTCCGACAACCTGTCGTCACGTCTGCCCTACATGTTCGCAGTGTCTCGCTTTGCGCACTATCTGAAGTGCATGGTTCGCGACAAAATCGGATCCATGAAGGAGAAGGATGAGCTGACGGTCTGGCTACAAACCTGGATCAACGAGTACGTTGATGCCAACCCAGCCCTATCGTCAGAAGCTCAGAAAGCGCGCAAGCCGCTGGCCGCTGCGAAGGTAGAGGTCATAGCAAACGAGGAGAACCCGGGATATTACAACGCGCGCTTCTTTCTTCGTCCGCACTTTCAATTGGAAGCGATGGATGTCGGCCTCAGTCTGGTTTCACGCCTGCCAGGTCCCAGCTCCTGA
- the tssB gene encoding type VI secretion system contractile sheath small subunit: MATDSGQKFIRRNRAPRVHITYEDPYDAERLIELPFVMGVLSDLSGNNPGVEKTKVEERKFLEFDMDNFDSRMAAIQPGVTARVANRLSDGSDEKLSVNLRFNKMADFTPVAVARQVPATAKLLEAREQLANLLRYMDGKVAAEDQLKKLLADPQLMAALRERAISQSTEPGTES, from the coding sequence ATGGCTACAGATAGCGGTCAAAAATTCATTCGTCGAAATCGCGCACCACGCGTGCACATCACATACGAAGATCCTTACGACGCCGAGCGGCTGATCGAACTGCCGTTCGTCATGGGCGTCCTCTCCGACCTTTCCGGCAATAACCCGGGCGTCGAGAAGACCAAGGTCGAGGAGCGCAAATTCCTCGAGTTTGACATGGACAATTTCGACAGCCGCATGGCGGCAATCCAGCCCGGCGTGACGGCGCGTGTCGCCAATCGTCTCAGCGACGGATCAGACGAAAAACTTTCGGTCAATCTGCGCTTCAACAAGATGGCCGACTTCACTCCCGTGGCCGTCGCCCGCCAGGTGCCGGCTACAGCCAAGCTGCTCGAGGCGCGCGAACAACTTGCCAACCTGCTGCGCTACATGGATGGCAAGGTAGCCGCCGAGGACCAGCTGAAAAAACTTCTGGCCGATCCTCAACTGATGGCAGCGCTTCGGGAACGCGCGATCAGCCAGTCGACCGAACCTGGCACCGAGAGCTAA